In the genome of Microcoleus sp. AS-A8, one region contains:
- a CDS encoding YqaE/Pmp3 family membrane protein, which translates to MNLIRIIIALFLPPVAVFTTVGVGPTLLINILLTLLGILPGSIHAIWVIVKHEEQVARETGFQ; encoded by the coding sequence ATGAATTTAATCAGAATTATCATTGCTTTATTCCTTCCCCCGGTAGCTGTTTTTACGACAGTTGGAGTGGGACCGACGTTGTTGATTAATATTTTGCTGACTCTGCTAGGGATTCTGCCTGGTAGCATTCATGCGATCTGGGTGATTGTCAAGCATGAAGAACAAGTTGCAAGAGAAACGGGTTTCCAGTAA
- a CDS encoding phage holin family protein codes for MLGTFFTLLATALSLLVVDLVVPGVDLATFPAALIAAAVLGGVNSSVKPILSTLSMPLNFVSLGAFSLVVNGLCFWLASLFVPGFRVSGLLAFILGPIILSFVNTFLSNYFAEKNPALKIGGVSNNSNQLDAARNSEVKMEVAQKNPDKVEA; via the coding sequence ATGCTTGGAACCTTTTTTACATTATTAGCAACGGCACTTAGCTTACTGGTTGTTGACTTAGTCGTTCCGGGAGTTGATCTTGCCACCTTTCCCGCGGCGTTAATTGCTGCTGCGGTGCTTGGAGGGGTTAATTCTTCTGTTAAGCCGATTCTGTCAACGCTATCGATGCCATTAAACTTCGTCAGTTTGGGAGCATTTTCATTAGTTGTTAACGGGCTATGCTTTTGGCTGGCGTCACTCTTCGTACCTGGATTTAGGGTGAGTGGTTTATTAGCGTTTATTCTCGGCCCCATCATCTTGTCTTTTGTTAACACGTTCTTAAGCAATTACTTCGCTGAAAAAAATCCCGCTCTCAAGATTGGTGGTGTTTCAAACAACTCTAACCAGTTGGATGCGGCACGGAATTCTGAAGTCAAGATGGAAGTAGCACAGAAAAATCCTGACAAAGTTGAAGCATAA